CGGGTCTTACAACGAGgatatcatcgtcatctaCCGCCGCACTAAATAGCGACTCGCGATTATCGAATGCCTTCGCTGTGTCGAGGTGCTTTGCATCCTTGGTTATCTGATATATCTCCGAGAAAACCTCATTCGCGCCCCCGTACTCCCCCGCGATATGCAAGTCCCACATATAATTCAAATCATCCCGGGTCAGATTCCCGGGGTAGCCAGGGTGATTCTTATCGCCGACGGTAAGAGCAAGATGCGCCCAATCCGCCATTCCAACCACGGTGTCCAGGGCCTGGGAATTGTTCGTGTGGTAGTATGCGTCGAGCAGCCCGCGCATGATCTTGTGCTGCGTGTACCACGGCGCCCAGGTATCTGTTTCTGGGTCGGCGCCGTAAATCGCCCAGCGCGGGGGCCCGAGGCGCAGGACTGTGTCTTCGGGGAGGGCACCGAGATAGCCGGGGTGTGTGGGGATCCAGGATGCATTGTCTGCCTTGCTTGAATTGGACATGTCTGTACTGTTCATCCGCGCCGTTATTGCCTTTTGACACGCAGCTAGCTCAGTcaccatccagtccagctTATCCTTATAAACATCCGCGTCATCGCCCTGCTCCGCATACGCCTGAGAGAGAGCCGTCATGAAGTGCCCTGTCCAATGCCCGCTGAGAAGCCCGCCATCTTCCCATCCCCCAGGGACGGATAGACCGTCTGGATTAGGCCGACCGGcttggttgttgaagaggattAGGAAGCGCCGCTCATCGTAGTCGTGGAGGAATGGTGTGATTCGGTCGCGCTTTTCCTGTAATAAACCGGTGCCGAGGCGGACCTGGTTGAGGCGGAATGGGCGGATTGGCGAGTTTCCTCCTGGgccgggggaggaggaagttATGTCGTTGTTGGAGTCTGGGAGGGCACTGGTTTGGGggatggattggaggaggagagtggcTGGTAGGATCTTCCTGAGCCACGACATGGAGGATCTCATATAATTGTAGGAAAGAGATGCATATATTTTATTGATTACCAGTTTCAATGTGATAGTCCGTTCTCGTTGAAGCTGTCCTTTATATGCAAGGAAAACCACCAGAATAACGACTCAGCAGTCTCTTATGCGGAGAATTCCATCCTCTGAATAAACTGGCTTGTTTCAATGTGACATTGAGCCCTGGTAGATGGAATCTATTTGTCCGGTTGGAGACGGATCTGACAAGGAACGCGATGAGGGGTATCCCAGTAGTGTTCTGCACATTACTGTTCCTGGAAATAATGGCGGCGTCGAGTCGGATAATAGCCGGTTAATGCGTTGTGTTGATTTAAATTGCGGCCTGTTGAGTTATGGCAGTGAGTATGCAGACTCATGTTTAGTGATCTTGCTGGTATAGTGTCAGTCTTAGTATTCTCACAGTTAGGGCAGAACTACCGGATTAGGAAATTTTAACCTCACAAGGTATAATAGAACAAAACAGTTAGTCTGCCACTGTTCCATTTGGAAGATAACCCTATATTAGTGCTCAACCACTGCGTCATAATAGGGCATACAGCAGGGGTATAGTGGGCGATGTTATAGGTAGACCAATTCAGTTATTCTATACGAGTCTCTAATGAGTCATTACTCAAATTATTTAAGCTGGACTCCGAACTCCCTGTTAAAGACCCAGACACCTAATAATCGCCATCATATTCTTGAGTGATTACATCTCCCAACCAGCACTGCAGCATGGATCTCATCGAGACAGCACCCAGAGACCCAGCCCAGACAGCCCATCTACTCCGTCCGGCTCGACCGTCCCCCAACGGAGGCTACGGCTGGGTATGCACCCTCTGCGTCCTGCTCGTCAACGCCCACACCTGGGGCGTAAACAGCGCATGGGCCGTGATCCTCGCGCACTTCCTCAAGAACTCCACATTCCCAAACACAAGCCAAACCGAATACGCACTTATCGGCGGGTTGTCCATATCCCAGGCCTTCCTCATCGGGCCCGGTGTAACAAAGATTCACAGTATGGCTGGCACCCCTGCCACTCTACTCCTGGGTACGGTTCTCGAGTTTGGCGGCCTGCTGGCTGCGTCCTACGCGAGCAAGGTGTGGCATTTGTATCTGACGCAGGGCGTCctgtttgggtttgggatggGGTTTCTGTATATCCCTGCCTCGTCGGTGCTGCCGGGTTGGTTTTCGACGAAGCGGAGCTTTGCAATCGGTCTTGCGGCTTCTGGGGCGGGAATTGGGGGGTTGGTTTATAATCTTGTTGCTGGGCGGACTATTGAGAGGTACGGGGTTGGTACGACGTATAAGATTCTTGCATTCTGTTCTCTAGGCGCGAATCTGTTTTCCTCCCTACTGCTGAGAGAGCGGAAGCAGGCACAGCCAGACGGGGAGAGCGGCGAAGGTTCAGATCGTGAGCGCGAGCGCATCAGGGCCTTGAATCTGCAAGATCTAAAGCATATCGAGATCCTGCTTCTCGTGTTCTGGGCCCTAATGACGGAATTCGGGTATGTGGCGCTGATGTACTCGCTGCCGGACTATGCATCGTCTATAGGCCTTACTGCGCATCAGGGGTCTATCACTGGCGCCATTCTGAACCTCGGACTCGCGGTTGGAAGGCCGCTTGTTGGGTATGGGAGTGATAAGCTGGGCCGGATTACGGTGCCGACTATTCTGACGGCGTCTTGTGGGCTGGCTTGTCTTGTCCTCTGGGTGCCGGCGCATAGCTATGCTGCGCTGCTGGTCTTTGCGCTTTTGGCGGGGATGCTCTGTGGGATATTCTGGAACACGGTGACACCGGTCGTGGCGGAGGTTGTCGGGCTAGGTCGTCTGCCGCCGGTGTTTGCGCTTGTCTGCTTGATCATGGTGGTTCCGACTACGGTTGCTGAGATTATTGCTTTGAAGCTGGTGAGTGGGAACAGTTATCTGGGGGCGCAGGTCTACATTGCGTGTCTGTTTCTTGCGGGCTCTGGCGGCTTGTTGGTTCTCCGGTCTTGGAAGGTTTATGATGTTGAGAGAAAGGCTGCTGATGAGCGTGAGGGCTTGAGTAGGGATGAGACATCCAGGTTTCCGCCGTTTATGGAGTGGATGACGCTGTCCAAGTTGTTTATCAAAGGGATGGTTTGATTAGATTCTTGTCTTGTAAGACGAGATACGGTATATTGGCCTGCCAGAGCAGTGTAGGACGGCTGATGCTGGTCGAGTATAATTCGATACATATTGTATTACTGGGGTTTCATCGCAGAAACTGATATTAAACACTTAggattcaattcaattcaattcaattcgAGTTCATTAGGCACATCCGGTTATACCCAAAACCCACCCACAAGAAAAGCATTTCAACTCGTATTGCTCCGCCTAGCACATCAGTCACAGACTCCAGCTGTTGATCTGGCGGGAGACGATGGGTTGAACTGTTTGTGATGTGAGTTGAAAATTTATACATTAGTCCATGTGCTGTTATTATTAGTCTATGGTATCATCACTAGACAGACTCCTTGCCACTCTCCTTCttttgttcttttttctgctgctgcgcccCCAGCAAGCACTGCATAAACTCCTCAGCCTCACTCGCACGCTTCGACCTCCTCCTAATCCTCTCCCCAAAGCAATAAAACAAGAACGGTATCGGCGCACAAGCCAGCGCCAAAAACGCCGGCACAGACGCGCCCCAGTGAATACCCAGAGTCTCAAACATATAGCCCGTGAAAAGCGGAAACACCGCGCCAAACGTCGACCGGAGCAGCGTGTTCGCGGCCCACACCGACGCCGCATAGATCGTGTACGTGTCGACCAGGTAGTTCGAAACAGGGAGGAACACAAGGGGcatgccgaagccgaagggGACGCCGGCTGCGATGGAGGATATCCAGTGGATAGAGGGGCTGTTTGTCCAGGCGAACCAGAACAGGCCGATCGGGAGGGCTATAGCGCCGATGAAGGCGCTTTGGAGGCGTTCTTCTGGGGGGAGACGGCCGGTGGGCGAGGCGAGGGTTTTCCTTTTATACTGGAAGTAGACGGGGAACATGTATGCGGTTGCGGCGAGGATTCCGACGAGAATcccgaggaaggagaggccGCCGATGCCCTCGGACCAGCCGCGGACTTGCTGGAAGACGATGGGGTAGGCGGCGAATTGCAGGTAGAGGATGCCGTAGATGATGGCGACGtagaggcagaggaggaagacgatgggttcgccgaagaggaagagccaCGGGCGAGAGAGGGCTGTGCCGAGGGTTTTGTATAGAGGTTTCTTGCTGTTGTCTGAGGCGCTGCGGTAGGAATTGCCGGTGATTTGCTCAAGTCTCTGCGCTCGTGCTTGAAGCAGCACAGGGGCGTATGTCTCGGGGAGCAGGAAGATGATGCCTGTTACAAGGACAGCAGCGAATATGGCGAGCACGCCCTgcacccagcgccagccgatGCTCTCTGAGATAAACCCCCCAATGATGGGCCCGAGAGTCGGGCCTAGAAACGGGGATGTAGCGTAGATACCCATGGCCAGCCCCCGGGTGGTCGCAGGGAAGATATCCGCAATGACGCCCCCGGGAAGCGCCATGCCAGAGGAGCCCATACTGCCGGCCAGAAAGCGCAGGATGAGCAGGCTCTCTGTATTCGTCGCACCGGCCGTGCCCGCGGTAAACGCAGTGAAGCTCGCCATGCTGATAACGTAAATCCAGCGCCGGCCGTAGATCTCGCTCAGGGGTGCCCAGACGAGGGGGCCCAGGGCAAACCCGAGCACGTACAGAGAAATACCTACATACGAGACCTCTTTGGAGAAGTGGAAATACTCGATGATTTCAACTAGACATGCTGAATAGGCGGAGGATACCAATGCGGCAGCCAGTGCAGCCAACGAGACGAGGACCGTGAGGAACCATTTGAAGGAGTCTGATAACAGTTGCGGGTTTCGGGGATCATTGGGGATCCAGGTTATCACGTAGGGATCGTCGGCCTTGCCTGAGCCAGGATACGGATGGTCGATGACTGCCTGGGTGACAGCGCCCTGGTCGAAGAGAAGCCCTGAGAAGGGGATCTCAGTCGGcgccatctccttctcgtgGACATCGACGGGCGGCTATGGCGAAAGCGAAGAATTTCAGTTCAGATAACAGTTGAATGGAACAAGGGCGaagaataaaaattaaatatgTTGGAAACTGGAATGTTAGAATCCCTTGCAGCTGCACTGTTCCTGGGTGGATCGACAGCAGATTCCTGATATCCGTCCATAATCGACACTCGCTTGACGTAAAAGATTGCTGGATGCTGATCGGAGGGTCCAGACGAGATCACTGGAGCCCATGAATCGTGAATCGTAGCCGCAGCCCCACGGTTTGACTGGAAGGGTTACCATTTCACTACCAGCGTGGAAGATCAACAGTGGATCGAAGCATCTGACTGATCAGCATCCATGCACGATATTCCGATTGCAGCTGAAGAGCCAGCTGAAGGGTAAATAAGGCAAGGATCGGGCCAGACAGTGTTTTTTTCATGTCTGTGATATCAGACCTGCAATGTAATTATCACCCCCTTTTCACCGAACATGCCACCTTCACCATTTATCCTCACAGAACATACCTCAGCCTGCCAGAATATTCGGGACACCATCGGGAAAAGCAGCCAGGACGCCCATTAAAGCTcgtaataaaaaataaaataaaaacacGCCGGTCAATAGCCAAAACCCACGACCGGGCGATGTCACTCGTCGCATCCCCTGGAACTGGCTTCCCAATGGTGAGTCGGAGAGTCCTtgaatagtatataatttgTGGTCCTTCCATTGCTAAACCAGCAACCTCCAGGAATTCTGCGAACCACCATGGGAAGAGCTGCTTGCGCGAAGCGAAAAGGATGGATTCCGGATACGCGCCATCTGGATCCCAACCCCTTCCACCAGGCTGCTGCGGGATGTACAATGAAAGTACCTGGGAAACGACAGTAAGTAAAACGATGAGATCGGTAACAGGATCATTGACATATAGCATTGTGGAGGCAGTATCCGCGGCAGACGGCAGCCCTAAGTCGACGATGGAGCATTGATGACATAAAGCTTGTATCCCCAACATTCTCGGAAGTATCTATTTGATACGATGAAATAATAGACCGACTGCAAGCCGATGTCCTAACGGCTAACACCGACAGTCGGCGATAGCATCTCGCACCATCATTCACCATCGCTGCCCTCGATGTCGCGACCCGCCAGTATCCCGTCCAGACCAGCCACATCGCCTACTCAAAGACAGGCTTGACAAAGCTTCATCGCGAGATAAACCTTTTGACGACATATCCAGTCTCTCCATGAGTATCGAATACAAATCTGGGGCTTGGCTGGACTGGCTGGGGGAAGGCATGCCAAGCTGCGATGGCGTGTCAAAGCCTCTGGTGGTGCAAGACGTCGAGAGTAAGAGGTGCTTGTTTCTCCGCGGATGAGGTGCTTGCAAGGCCTAAGCACTTTTAGTCTGGCTATAGCGACTGGGCGAGGAATCTAGATTCTGTTGTTCGCTCTTTATCTCCAGGTAGCGTAGCCTGGAGCGCGTTAGGCGAGGCTTCGCGCCATTATCTCATTTACTTTGAAAGGCACGACATTCGACAGGggtatttattatttagtgAGACGGCTCCCGGTGTTTTCTTGTAGGCTTGTACCATCTTAAAAGACTAAACATGGCGGAGGACCCAAAGAGCGTACCCATCTCCACTGGCGAGATACCTGATCGAGGCGTCAGTGATACAGACGACTCGGACAGGGAGAATCTGAGCCAGACTCGCCTGAAGGAGAGCACGTTCAATTCGACAGAGGATCCTCGCTTTTACCGACCGATCGATAGCTATGAGGGACTGCATCGCTGGGACCCGTACTTTGACTGgacggaggacgaggagaagaagatcgtgCGCAAGGTAGGCTCACAGGGTTTCTACATTTACGCTTCAATATTGACTTGACAGATCGACCTACGAGTCTGCACCTTTGCCTGCGTCACCTTCTTCGCACTGCAGCTGGACCGGGGAAACATTGGCCAGGCCCTGGCAGACACCCTGCTTGAAGACCTCAACATGACCAGCAACGACTACAACACCGGCCagaccatcttcctctgctgctttctcTTCGCCGAGATGCCCTCGCAGTTGATCTCCAAGCGTCTCGGCCCCGACCGCTGGATCCCCATCCAGATGGTCGCATGGAGTCTCGTCGCAGCCTGCCAGGCCTTCCTCAAAACCCGCGAAGCATATCTCGGCCTGCGCgccctcctcggcctcctcgaGGGCGGCTTCATCCCAGACACAATCCTGTTCCTGTCCTTCTTCTACAAATCCAGCGAGCTGCCCAAACGCCTCACCTGCTTCTGGGTCTCATACACCCTCACcggcatcatcggcgcctTCCTGGCCTTCGGCTTCCTGCACATCAAAGACTCCTCCGGCGGCGGCTCGTGGCGCTACCTCTTCGCATACGAAggcctcatcaccggcgttctcggcatcatcgccgcatTCTGGATGCCCGCCTCGCCCACGCAAACCAAGGGCGGCTTCCGCGGCAAGGACGGCTGGTTCAGCGAGCACGAGGAGAAAATCATGGTGAATCGCGTTATCCGCGACGATCCCAGCAAGGGCAGCATGCACAATCGCCAGGCCGTCACCCCGCGTCTCTTCTGGCACAGCCTGAAGGATTACCACATGTGGCCGATCTACCTGCTCGGCCTCATCTGGATGATCCCCACAACGCCCGCGCAGAACTACCTCACCCTGCAGCTGCGGTCGCAGGGGTTCACGACCTTTCAGACGAATCTGCTGACGATCCCCTCGGCTGTGGTTTCGATTATCACAATGGTGGTGACGACCTGGGCCGCGGAACGCACCAAGCAGCGCCTCCTGttcggcgtcggcgtcgaGATCTGGTGTCTTGTGCTGCTGATTGCCCTGGAGACTCTACCGGAACGGAGCATGCCGTGGCCGCGCTGGGCGATTCTGACCCTCCTTGTTGGCGCGCCGAGTGTGCATCCTGTTGTTGTGGCGTTGACGTCGCGCAATGCGGGCTCGGTGCGGACGCGCACTGTTGCGTCGGCGCTGTATAATATGTCTGTGCAGGTTAGCAGTATTGCTGGTGCCAATGTATGTCTCCTCTACCCTGATAATATCTGACAGGAGGTAGTTTGGTGAACTGACTGTGATAGATCTACCGCACTGAAGACGCGCCATACTATAAGCAGGGGAACAGGGTGCTGATTGCGCTTGCGGTGGCCAGTATGTTCCTCTTTACTGCGGCGAAGCTATACTATGACTGGCGAAATCGGTATGCTCTTTCTCTCACTCTCTTGGTTTTTTTGTATTAACGGTTTAGGCAAAATGCTGCGAAATGGAATGCCTTGACGGGCGAGCAGAGAGAGGCGTATCTACGTGAAAACACGGTCATGAACAATAAAAGGTGAGCTTGTTTCCAGGTTCATGTCAGACTGGGCTAATATATGCAGGATTGATTTTACATTCGCTTCGTAGGCTGGGTTTGGAATCAAGATGGATGCGATACTTGTTCTCTTGACAGCTATAGATAGAACATGAATGCAAGAATCTAATGCAATAAAC
Above is a window of Aspergillus puulaauensis MK2 DNA, chromosome 2, nearly complete sequence DNA encoding:
- a CDS encoding uncharacterized protein (COG:G;~EggNog:ENOG410PJKR;~InterPro:IPR020846,IPR011701,IPR036259;~PFAM:PF07690;~TransMembrane:12 (i29-52o72-90i102-120o132-152i159-178o190-210i246-267o273-294i306-327o333-358i370-393o399-419i);~go_function: GO:0022857 - transmembrane transporter activity [Evidence IEA];~go_process: GO:0055085 - transmembrane transport [Evidence IEA]) → MDLIETAPRDPAQTAHLLRPARPSPNGGYGWVCTLCVLLVNAHTWGVNSAWAVILAHFLKNSTFPNTSQTEYALIGGLSISQAFLIGPGVTKIHSMAGTPATLLLGTVLEFGGLLAASYASKVWHLYLTQGVLFGFGMGFLYIPASSVLPGWFSTKRSFAIGLAASGAGIGGLVYNLVAGRTIERYGVGTTYKILAFCSLGANLFSSLLLRERKQAQPDGESGEGSDRERERIRALNLQDLKHIEILLLVFWALMTEFGYVALMYSLPDYASSIGLTAHQGSITGAILNLGLAVGRPLVGYGSDKLGRITVPTILTASCGLACLVLWVPAHSYAALLVFALLAGMLCGIFWNTVTPVVAEVVGLGRLPPVFALVCLIMVVPTTVAEIIALKLVSGNSYLGAQVYIACLFLAGSGGLLVLRSWKVYDVERKAADEREGLSRDETSRFPPFMEWMTLSKLFIKGMV
- a CDS encoding MFS transporter (COG:G;~EggNog:ENOG410PFTW;~InterPro:IPR020846,IPR011701,IPR036259;~PFAM:PF07690;~TransMembrane:12 (i56-75o95-114i126-145o151-173i185-206o212-234i281-308o328-349i369-388o394-415i427-450o462-484i);~go_function: GO:0022857 - transmembrane transporter activity [Evidence IEA];~go_process: GO:0055085 - transmembrane transport [Evidence IEA]): MAPTEIPFSGLLFDQGAVTQAVIDHPYPGSGKADDPYVITWIPNDPRNPQLLSDSFKWFLTVLVSLAALAAALVSSAYSACLVEIIEYFHFSKEVSYVGISLYVLGFALGPLVWAPLSEIYGRRWIYVISMASFTAFTAGTAGATNTESLLILRFLAGSMGSSGMALPGGVIADIFPATTRGLAMGIYATSPFLGPTLGPIIGGFISESIGWRWVQGVLAIFAAVLVTGIIFLLPETYAPVLLQARAQRLEQITGNSYRSASDNSKKPLYKTLGTALSRPWLFLFGEPIVFLLCLYVAIIYGILYLQFAAYPIVFQQVRGWSEGIGGLSFLGILVGILAATAYMFPVYFQYKRKTLASPTGRLPPEERLQSAFIGAIALPIGLFWFAWTNSPSIHWISSIAAGVPFGFGMPLVFLPVSNYLVDTYTIYAASVWAANTLLRSTFGAVFPLFTGYMFETLGIHWGASVPAFLALACAPIPFLFYCFGERIRRRSKRASEAEEFMQCLLGAQQQKKEQKKESGKESV
- a CDS encoding uncharacterized protein (COG:G;~EggNog:ENOG410Q18W;~InterPro:IPR020846,IPR011701,IPR036259;~PFAM:PF07690;~TransMembrane:10 (i151-169o181-201i213-234o246-267i323-342o362-382i389-406o418-439i451-471o483-504i);~go_function: GO:0022857 - transmembrane transporter activity [Evidence IEA];~go_process: GO:0055085 - transmembrane transport [Evidence IEA]), which codes for MAEDPKSVPISTGEIPDRGVSDTDDSDRENLSQTRLKESTFNSTEDPRFYRPIDSYEGLHRWDPYFDWTEDEEKKIVRKIDLRVCTFACVTFFALQLDRGNIGQALADTLLEDLNMTSNDYNTGQTIFLCCFLFAEMPSQLISKRLGPDRWIPIQMVAWSLVAACQAFLKTREAYLGLRALLGLLEGGFIPDTILFLSFFYKSSELPKRLTCFWVSYTLTGIIGAFLAFGFLHIKDSSGGGSWRYLFAYEGLITGVLGIIAAFWMPASPTQTKGGFRGKDGWFSEHEEKIMVNRVIRDDPSKGSMHNRQAVTPRLFWHSLKDYHMWPIYLLGLIWMIPTTPAQNYLTLQLRSQGFTTFQTNLLTIPSAVVSIITMVVTTWAAERTKQRLLFGVGVEIWCLVLLIALETLPERSMPWPRWAILTLLVGAPSVHPVVVALTSRNAGSVRTRTVASALYNMSVQVSSIAGANIYRTEDAPYYKQGNRVLIALAVASMFLFTAAKLYYDWRNRQNAAKWNALTGEQREAYLRENTVMNNKRIDFTFAS